A window from Leuconostoc mesenteroides subsp. mesenteroides encodes these proteins:
- a CDS encoding DUF3290 family protein, with amino-acid sequence MNFYSVDYLIKQTNINDTIGKYLMVVVFVLMAVGAVASVRNRLQTRYRELSIIALLLFLFLAGARYTDYQQAKSQDDQKTQMAAFVNKFAQTQGVSKDKLYFNSTTVSDGMLVKMDKKFYRLTISADQQSYSLTRAYLINSKVKVVK; translated from the coding sequence ATGAACTTTTATTCCGTTGATTATTTAATAAAACAAACAAATATAAACGACACTATTGGTAAATATTTAATGGTTGTTGTTTTTGTTTTGATGGCAGTCGGTGCGGTGGCTTCAGTTAGAAATCGTTTGCAAACGCGTTATCGTGAATTGAGCATTATAGCATTGTTGCTTTTTTTATTCCTAGCTGGTGCGCGATATACAGATTATCAACAAGCTAAATCGCAGGACGATCAGAAGACGCAAATGGCTGCCTTTGTAAATAAGTTTGCTCAAACGCAAGGTGTTTCTAAAGATAAACTGTATTTTAATTCGACAACAGTGAGTGATGGTATGTTAGTAAAAATGGACAAAAAATTCTATCGGCTTACAATTAGTGCTGATCAACAGTCTTATAGCCTGACACGTGCATACCTAATTAACTCGAAAGTGAAGGTGGTCAAATGA
- a CDS encoding prenyltransferase, translated as MMTYKQFLDLVEIRVVVPSIAPLLVGLAYSQWQYGRVNWLNTLLLMIATVTVHLAVNTFNRYEDNKRQKENSFLRESDDIEVITDKQVLHVAAVLALIAMVAGVIVALRTDYITWLIGIVSFLIGYFYSAGPKPITNTPFGEIVSGITMGYFIFVAQVYVNTRMVPTGNVLFQWFIVSLPLTIFIAEIMFANNIADYDEDQVNNRHTLVHYIGIKNAKKIYVFWAILAFVEILLVTLIGWLPATSYALLMLLPIIINNARMFVNHPVKKETFILAIKNLVVVFMGMLVTLLVGLWL; from the coding sequence ATGATGACATATAAGCAGTTTTTAGACTTAGTGGAAATTCGAGTTGTTGTACCGAGTATTGCACCGCTATTGGTTGGCTTAGCATATAGCCAGTGGCAATATGGACGTGTGAACTGGTTGAATACATTATTATTAATGATTGCAACGGTTACGGTACATTTAGCTGTCAATACTTTCAATCGTTATGAGGATAATAAACGTCAAAAAGAGAATTCTTTTTTGCGAGAATCTGATGATATTGAAGTAATTACTGATAAACAAGTATTGCATGTTGCAGCGGTTTTAGCATTGATTGCAATGGTTGCAGGCGTTATTGTGGCTTTGCGAACGGATTATATCACTTGGCTTATTGGTATTGTTAGTTTTTTAATTGGTTATTTTTATTCTGCTGGACCAAAACCAATTACAAATACACCATTTGGTGAAATAGTGTCTGGTATAACAATGGGCTACTTTATTTTCGTAGCTCAAGTATATGTAAATACACGAATGGTACCGACAGGTAATGTACTGTTTCAATGGTTTATTGTCAGTTTACCATTGACTATTTTTATTGCAGAGATAATGTTTGCTAATAATATTGCTGATTATGATGAGGACCAAGTAAATAATCGTCACACGCTAGTTCACTATATAGGTATTAAAAACGCAAAAAAAATATACGTGTTTTGGGCAATTTTAGCTTTTGTTGAAATTTTACTCGTGACACTAATTGGCTGGCTGCCAGCAACTTCTTATGCTTTGTTAATGTTACTACCAATTATTATCAATAACGCTCGGATGTTCGTAAATCATCCTGTCAAAAAAGAGACATTTATTTTAGCCATTAAAAATTTAGTTGTCGTTTTTATGGGGATGCTTGTTACTTTATTAGTTGGCCTATGGTTATAG
- a CDS encoding glucosyltransferase, with product MRNKNVTSVFRKKMYKSGKMLVIAGSVSIIGVTSFIQQAQADVSQHNGVVVATTVNQSNSDATTVDKSLTTDEKAATAVDTSTDGKAVVTATTSTDEKKSTTVDTSTDEKVATAANTPTDEKPVTTAIPSTDEKNATTAATTDEKTAKAQVDTSDNNSTSVSDENVNSSAQKSQTVDNNSKTNDTTATLTARSKNLKTIDDKTYYYDDDGQVKKNFATVIDGKVLYFDKDTGALADTNDYQFLEGLTSENNNYTEHNASVGTSSDNYTNVDGYLTADSWYRPKDILVNGQNWESSKDNDLRPLLMTWWPDKATQVNYLNAMKYLDSTETVYTVDDSQDDLNAAAQNIQVKIEEKISQEGQTQWLKNDISKFVDSQPNWNIASESKGTDHLQGGALLYVNSDKTPNANSDYRILNRTPTNQTGTPLYTTDPTQGGYDFLLANDVDNSNPVVQAEQLNWMYYLLNFGSITNNDADANFDSIRVDAVDNVDADLLQISADYFKAAYGVDKSDAISNQHVSILEDWSDNDAEYVKDNGNNQLSMDNKLRLSLKYSLTMPPVDQYGNKRSGLEPFLTNSLVNRTNDSTYNIAQPNYSFVRAHDSEVQTVIAEIIKQRIDPDADGLSPTMEQLTEAFKIYNADQLKTTKEFTQYNIPSTYATILTNKDTVPRVYYGDMYTDDGQYMSTKSLYYDAIDTLLKSRIKYVSGGQTMSMKYMQGDDSMAADSYRGILTSVRYGKGAMTATDAGTDETRTQGIAVIESNNPDLKLSSTDQIVVDMGIAHKNQAYRPALLTTKEGIATYVSDSDVLQSLIRYTDSNGQLIFNSSDIEGTANPQVSGYLAVWVPVGASDTQDARTESSTEVTTDGQTLHSNAALDSQVIYESFSNFQSTPTTEAEYANVQIANNTDLYKSWGVTNFEFPPQYRSSTDSSFLDSIIQNGYAFTDRYDLGFNTPTKYGTVDQLRTAIKALHATGIQAMADWVPDQIYNLTGKEVVAVQRVNNSGIYNQDSVMNKTLYASQTVGGGEYQARYGGEFLDEIKELYPSLFEKNQISTGVPMDPSEKIKEWSAKYFNGTNIQGRGAYYVLKDWATNEYFKVSTSSNSSVFLPKQLTNQEANTGFISTDGGMTYYSTSGYQAKNTFIQDDKSNWYYFDENGYMTYGFQKVSDNNYYFLPNGIELQDAILEDSKGNVYYFNQHGKQAIDGYYMLANKTWRYFDKNGAMANGGLTTVTVDGQDHIQYFDKNGIQVKGTSVKGADGKLRYFDTDSGDMVTNRFGENTDGTWSYFNADGIAVTGGQTINGQKLFFDANGQQVKGKEATDKKGNVHYYDANSGAMITNRFEKLSDGSWVYFNKKGNVVTGSQVIKGQHLFFESNGSQVKGREYTTPDGKMRYYDADSGEMITDRFERISDGAWAYFSTNGVAVTGEQKINGQQLYFDASGRQIKGAAVTQADGSQKYYDADSGELIQS from the coding sequence ATGAGAAATAAAAATGTAACAAGTGTTTTCCGGAAAAAGATGTATAAATCTGGAAAAATGCTAGTCATTGCAGGAAGTGTTTCAATAATTGGTGTTACCAGTTTTATTCAACAAGCACAAGCTGATGTTTCACAACACAATGGGGTAGTCGTAGCCACGACAGTCAATCAATCAAATTCAGATGCGACTACGGTTGACAAATCGCTCACGACAGATGAAAAAGCCGCAACAGCAGTAGACACATCAACAGATGGAAAGGCTGTAGTAACAGCAACTACATCAACAGATGAAAAAAAATCAACAACAGTAGACACATCAACAGATGAAAAGGTTGCAACAGCGGCAAACACACCAACAGATGAAAAACCTGTGACAACAGCAATTCCATCAACAGATGAAAAAAATGCGACAACAGCCGCAACAACAGATGAAAAGACGGCAAAGGCCCAAGTTGACACATCTGATAATAATTCAACTTCGGTGAGTGATGAAAATGTGAATTCATCGGCACAAAAAAGTCAAACGGTTGATAATAATTCGAAGACGAATGATACTACTGCAACATTAACAGCCCGTTCAAAAAACCTAAAAACAATTGATGATAAAACATATTATTACGATGATGATGGTCAAGTAAAAAAGAATTTTGCTACTGTAATCGATGGAAAGGTACTTTATTTTGATAAAGATACTGGCGCATTAGCTGATACAAATGACTATCAATTTTTAGAAGGCTTAACTAGTGAAAATAATAATTATACGGAGCATAATGCCTCAGTTGGTACATCTTCTGATAATTATACAAACGTTGATGGGTATCTAACAGCTGATAGTTGGTATAGGCCAAAGGATATACTTGTCAACGGTCAGAACTGGGAATCATCAAAGGATAACGATTTACGACCATTGTTAATGACTTGGTGGCCAGATAAGGCAACACAAGTAAATTATTTGAATGCGATGAAGTATTTAGACAGTACTGAAACTGTTTATACTGTAGATGACAGTCAAGATGATTTGAATGCAGCAGCACAAAACATTCAAGTGAAGATTGAAGAAAAAATTAGCCAAGAAGGTCAAACACAATGGCTAAAAAATGATATTTCAAAATTTGTTGATAGCCAACCAAATTGGAATATTGCTAGTGAATCAAAAGGAACTGATCATTTGCAGGGTGGTGCATTATTGTATGTAAATAGTGATAAAACGCCAAATGCAAATTCTGATTATCGGATACTTAATCGCACACCAACCAATCAAACAGGCACACCTTTGTATACGACAGATCCAACTCAAGGTGGTTATGACTTTCTCTTGGCCAATGATGTAGATAATTCAAACCCAGTTGTTCAAGCAGAACAACTAAACTGGATGTATTACTTGTTAAACTTTGGATCAATCACTAATAACGATGCAGATGCTAACTTTGATAGCATTCGAGTGGATGCAGTTGATAACGTTGATGCTGACCTATTGCAAATTTCAGCAGACTATTTCAAGGCCGCATATGGCGTAGATAAGAGTGATGCTATTTCGAATCAACATGTTTCCATTCTTGAAGACTGGAGTGACAACGATGCTGAATATGTGAAAGATAATGGTAATAACCAATTATCAATGGATAATAAATTACGGTTGTCATTAAAGTATTCACTCACTATGCCACCAGTCGACCAATATGGTAATAAAAGAAGTGGATTAGAACCATTTTTGACAAATAGTTTAGTTAATCGTACAAATGATTCAACATATAATATCGCACAACCAAATTACTCTTTTGTTCGTGCACATGATAGTGAAGTACAAACAGTCATTGCAGAAATTATTAAGCAACGTATTGATCCTGATGCTGATGGTTTGTCACCAACAATGGAACAATTAACAGAAGCATTTAAAATTTACAATGCTGATCAGCTAAAAACAACTAAGGAATTTACACAGTACAATATTCCAAGTACCTACGCTACAATATTAACGAATAAAGATACTGTGCCACGTGTTTACTATGGTGATATGTATACTGATGATGGTCAATACATGTCCACAAAGTCACTTTATTACGATGCCATTGATACATTGCTGAAGTCTCGTATCAAGTATGTTTCTGGTGGACAGACAATGTCTATGAAATATATGCAAGGTGACGATAGTATGGCTGCAGATAGCTATAGAGGTATTTTGACATCAGTACGCTACGGTAAAGGTGCAATGACTGCTACCGATGCAGGGACAGATGAAACGCGTACACAAGGTATTGCAGTAATTGAAAGTAATAACCCAGACTTGAAGTTGAGCAGTACAGATCAAATTGTTGTAGATATGGGCATAGCGCACAAAAACCAAGCGTATCGTCCTGCTTTGTTAACAACTAAAGAAGGTATAGCTACTTATGTATCTGATAGTGATGTTTTACAAAGCTTAATAAGATATACAGATAGCAATGGCCAACTGATTTTCAATAGTTCAGATATTGAAGGTACAGCCAATCCACAAGTTTCTGGATATTTGGCAGTTTGGGTACCTGTTGGTGCTTCAGATACGCAAGATGCAAGAACTGAAAGTAGTACAGAAGTAACTACTGATGGACAAACATTGCATTCAAACGCCGCACTGGACTCTCAAGTGATTTATGAAAGTTTCTCTAATTTTCAATCTACACCAACTACAGAAGCAGAATATGCTAATGTGCAAATTGCAAACAATACTGATTTGTACAAGAGTTGGGGGGTGACCAATTTTGAGTTCCCACCACAATATCGTTCAAGTACGGATAGTAGTTTCTTAGACTCAATTATTCAAAATGGTTATGCATTTACTGATCGTTATGACCTTGGATTCAATACACCAACGAAGTATGGTACTGTAGATCAACTCCGCACAGCTATTAAGGCTTTGCATGCGACAGGTATCCAGGCAATGGCAGATTGGGTACCAGACCAGATTTATAATTTGACAGGTAAAGAGGTTGTTGCCGTACAACGTGTCAATAACTCAGGGATTTACAATCAAGATTCTGTCATGAATAAAACATTGTATGCTTCACAAACTGTTGGTGGCGGAGAATATCAGGCACGTTACGGTGGAGAATTCCTTGATGAAATCAAGGAATTATACCCCTCTCTATTTGAAAAAAATCAAATTTCAACAGGCGTACCAATGGATCCTAGTGAAAAGATAAAAGAATGGTCCGCTAAGTACTTTAACGGTACTAATATTCAAGGTCGTGGTGCTTATTATGTCCTGAAAGACTGGGCTACAAATGAGTATTTCAAGGTAAGCACATCAAGTAATAGCAGTGTATTTTTGCCAAAGCAGCTGACTAATCAAGAAGCAAATACTGGATTTATTTCAACTGACGGTGGGATGACATATTATTCTACAAGTGGATATCAAGCAAAAAATACATTCATTCAAGATGATAAATCTAATTGGTATTACTTTGACGAGAATGGTTATATGACCTATGGTTTCCAAAAAGTCAGTGATAATAATTATTATTTCTTGCCTAATGGGATTGAATTACAAGATGCAATCTTAGAAGATAGTAAAGGAAATGTGTATTATTTCAATCAACATGGTAAACAAGCTATTGATGGATATTACATGTTAGCTAATAAAACTTGGCGTTACTTTGACAAAAACGGTGCTATGGCTAATGGTGGATTAACAACTGTAACTGTTGACGGGCAAGACCATATTCAATATTTTGATAAGAATGGTATTCAGGTGAAAGGTACTTCCGTGAAGGGTGCAGACGGAAAGCTACGTTATTTTGACACTGATTCTGGTGATATGGTGACAAACCGCTTTGGTGAAAACACAGATGGTACATGGTCATACTTTAATGCTGATGGTATCGCTGTAACTGGTGGACAGACAATCAATGGACAAAAATTGTTCTTTGATGCTAACGGACAACAGGTTAAGGGGAAGGAAGCAACTGATAAAAAAGGAAACGTACATTATTATGATGCGAATTCTGGTGCAATGATTACAAATCGTTTTGAAAAGTTATCAGATGGATCATGGGTGTACTTTAATAAGAAGGGTAACGTCGTAACTGGTTCGCAAGTCATAAAAGGTCAACATTTGTTCTTTGAAAGCAATGGTAGCCAAGTTAAGGGTCGTGAATATACGACTCCTGATGGTAAGATGCGTTATTACGATGCAGATTCTGGCGAAATGATTACGGACCGCTTTGAACGAATATCAGATGGAGCATGGGCATACTTTAGTACTAATGGTGTTGCCGTAACTGGTGAACAAAAGATTAATGGTCAACAACTTTATTTTGATGCCAGTGGTCGTCAAATTAAAGGTGCCGCAGTAACACAAGCTGACGGTAGCCAAAAATATTACGATGCAGATTCTGGAGAGCTGATCCAAAGCTAA
- a CDS encoding lactate dehydrogenase, whose product MKIFAYGIRDDEKPSLEEWKAANPDIEVDYTQELLTPETAKLAEGSDSAVVYQQLDYTRETLTALANVGVTNLSLRNVGTDNIDFDAAREFNFNISNVPVYSPNAIAEHSMIQLSRLLRRTKALDTKIAKHDLRWAPTIGREMRMQTVGVIGTGHIGRVAINILKGFGAKVIAYDKYPNAELQAEGLYVDTLDELYAQADAISLYVPGVPENHHLINAEAIAKMKDGVVIMNAARGNLMDIDAIIDGLNSGKISDFGMDVYENEVGLFNEDWSGKEFPDAKIADLIARENVLVTPHTAFYTTKAVLEMVHQSFDAAVAFAKGEKPAIAVEY is encoded by the coding sequence ATGAAGATTTTTGCTTACGGCATTCGTGATGATGAGAAGCCATCACTTGAAGAATGGAAAGCGGCTAACCCAGATATTGAAGTGGATTACACACAAGAGTTGTTGACACCCGAAACAGCTAAGTTGGCTGAGGGATCAGATTCAGCTGTTGTTTATCAACAATTGGATTACACACGTGAAACATTGACAGCATTAGCTAACGTTGGTGTTACTAACTTGTCATTGCGTAACGTTGGTACAGATAACATTGATTTTGATGCAGCACGTGAATTTAACTTTAACATCTCAAATGTTCCTGTTTATTCACCAAATGCCATTGCAGAACATTCAATGATTCAATTATCTCGTTTGCTACGTCGTACGAAAGCATTAGATACCAAAATTGCTAAGCACGACTTGCGTTGGGCACCAACAATTGGCCGTGAAATGCGCATGCAAACAGTAGGTGTTATTGGTACAGGTCATATTGGCCGTGTGGCTATTAACATTTTGAAGGGATTTGGGGCAAAAGTTATCGCTTATGACAAGTACCCAAATGCTGAATTACAAGCAGAAGGTTTGTACGTTGACACATTAGACGAATTATATGCACAAGCTGATGCCATTTCGTTGTATGTTCCTGGTGTACCTGAAAATCATCATCTAATCAATGCAGAAGCTATTGCAAAGATGAAGGATGGTGTGGTTATCATGAACGCAGCTCGTGGTAATTTGATGGACATCGACGCTATTATTGATGGTTTGAATTCTGGTAAGATTTCAGACTTCGGTATGGACGTTTATGAAAATGAAGTGGGCTTGTTTAATGAAGATTGGTCTGGTAAAGAATTCCCAGATGCTAAGATTGCCGATTTGATCGCACGTGAAAATGTATTGGTTACACCACACACAGCTTTCTATACAACTAAAGCTGTACTAGAAATGGTTCACCAATCATTTGATGCGGCAGTTGCTTTCGCTAAGGGTGAGAAGCCAGCTATTGCTGTTGAATATTAA
- a CDS encoding DUF421 domain-containing protein, protein MSIYLPILIKLAIGLVALIIQINIMGKGNLAPTNALDQVQNYVLGGIIGAVIYSDTITVFQFTIVLIIWTMLVMTFKFLKEHNRYVKLLIDGEPKVVIEQGKVNIKNVLSSGLSASDLMFKLRSQSVYDLSQVKRAVLEINGQLTVILAGEENMKYPIIFDGQINTDVLDVIDHDEAWLTDIVKKQGYGSINDIFVGEYIDSKVRLTPYEIK, encoded by the coding sequence ATGAGTATTTATCTACCCATATTAATTAAGCTGGCAATTGGGTTGGTGGCGTTAATAATTCAAATTAATATTATGGGGAAGGGTAATTTAGCACCGACAAACGCATTAGATCAAGTTCAAAATTATGTTTTGGGTGGTATTATTGGCGCAGTTATTTACTCAGATACCATCACAGTTTTTCAATTTACGATTGTATTGATTATTTGGACAATGTTAGTCATGACATTCAAGTTTTTGAAAGAGCATAATCGTTACGTTAAACTATTAATTGATGGTGAGCCTAAGGTTGTTATTGAACAAGGGAAAGTAAACATTAAGAATGTCCTGTCTTCTGGACTATCAGCGAGTGATTTAATGTTTAAACTACGATCACAAAGTGTTTATGATTTGTCTCAAGTTAAAAGAGCTGTGCTTGAAATCAATGGACAACTAACAGTGATTTTAGCTGGTGAAGAGAATATGAAATATCCGATTATTTTTGATGGACAGATCAACACGGATGTACTGGATGTCATCGATCATGATGAAGCATGGTTAACTGATATTGTGAAAAAACAAGGTTATGGAAGTATTAATGATATATTCGTTGGTGAGTATATTGACAGTAAAGTTCGCTTAACACCGTATGAAATTAAGTGA
- a CDS encoding aminopeptidase, translating into MSTQITNQQIKDFRTAINDKHNHIIRRAVTKNGIHRASFDQEIVNSNTPIFSIDLDTGKVANQKQSGRCWMFAALNTMRHDIKDRFHISDEFQLSQSYTLFWDKFEKANYFYENVLKTATEPLDSRRVAFLLSTPQQDGGQWDMIVSIIEKYGLVPQSVYPESNASSATAELNRTLNTLLRHDATVLRGLVAQQASEDNIFNVRNEMLANVYRLLSLTLGEPPVQFDFEYRDKSNNFHVERQLTPQDYYQKFVNWDLDEYISIINAPTDDKPFDATYNVDMLGNVIGGRDVKHLNVDINKMKAFAISQLKNGQSVWFGVDMSPQVDRENGLMASGIFASDDLFHVDSTMTKAQRLDYGESLMTHAMVLTGVDLDENDQPTKWKVENSWGEKVGKKGYFTMSDDWMSEYAYQIVIKKEYLSSELVNIYDHSKPILLAPWDPMGALA; encoded by the coding sequence TTGTCAACACAAATTACAAATCAACAAATTAAAGATTTTCGTACAGCAATAAACGATAAACACAACCATATTATTCGTCGCGCTGTTACTAAAAATGGTATTCACCGTGCAAGTTTTGACCAAGAGATTGTAAATAGTAACACACCAATATTCTCAATTGATTTAGACACTGGAAAAGTTGCTAACCAAAAGCAATCGGGACGTTGCTGGATGTTTGCTGCCTTAAACACAATGCGCCACGATATCAAAGATAGGTTTCACATTAGTGACGAATTTCAACTTTCCCAAAGCTACACACTATTCTGGGACAAGTTTGAAAAGGCCAATTATTTTTATGAAAATGTTCTTAAAACGGCGACTGAACCACTTGATTCACGTCGTGTTGCCTTCTTATTGAGCACGCCTCAACAAGATGGCGGACAGTGGGATATGATTGTCTCTATCATTGAAAAATACGGTTTGGTACCACAAAGTGTTTATCCTGAATCAAACGCTTCTTCTGCCACTGCAGAACTCAACAGGACACTCAATACGCTTCTAAGACACGATGCAACTGTACTGCGTGGATTAGTGGCCCAGCAAGCGTCAGAAGACAATATTTTTAATGTACGTAATGAAATGTTAGCTAACGTGTACCGCTTGTTATCACTAACTTTGGGTGAACCTCCTGTTCAATTTGACTTTGAATACCGAGATAAGTCGAATAATTTCCACGTTGAACGTCAATTAACACCTCAAGACTATTACCAAAAATTTGTTAATTGGGACTTAGATGAGTATATTTCTATCATCAACGCACCAACTGATGACAAACCATTTGATGCTACTTATAATGTCGACATGCTGGGTAATGTTATTGGTGGTCGTGACGTCAAGCACCTTAATGTGGATATCAATAAAATGAAGGCATTCGCCATCTCACAACTTAAAAATGGTCAAAGTGTTTGGTTTGGGGTAGATATGAGTCCTCAAGTTGATCGAGAGAATGGCCTTATGGCTAGCGGTATTTTTGCTTCTGATGACTTATTTCACGTTGACTCAACGATGACCAAAGCCCAACGCCTAGACTATGGCGAAAGCCTAATGACACACGCAATGGTCTTAACAGGTGTCGATTTAGATGAAAATGATCAACCAACAAAGTGGAAAGTTGAGAACTCTTGGGGTGAGAAAGTTGGCAAGAAAGGCTACTTTACAATGTCTGACGATTGGATGAGTGAATATGCTTATCAAATCGTTATTAAGAAGGAGTATCTCAGCTCAGAACTAGTTAATATTTATGATCATTCAAAGCCAATATTGTTAGCTCCATGGGATCCAATGGGTGCCTTAGCTTAG
- a CDS encoding XRE family transcriptional regulator, with protein MFLGYFWQKKNNLKKLITVLNQHYQDNNRHKLTQLTQLLQNDAVSNPSDPFRRHYYLMSLSTLYHLDFLVASNDDQNELINYFFNISYWQFYDLCLLANVVNMIHVERSAPYISDILKQYATNNMPMASVETVSKILVNALETSIIQKKDDFTRYLLDKIKKYKFNTDDFKFQTWLLFWTGVFENNNNKIRHAYNIATYLHQNITLKNFDKFLTITQTSSPFFEGKKKDAPKI; from the coding sequence ATATTTCTCGGCTATTTTTGGCAAAAAAAAAACAACCTAAAAAAACTGATAACTGTTTTAAATCAACATTATCAAGATAATAATCGTCACAAATTGACGCAGTTAACACAATTATTACAAAATGATGCCGTCAGCAATCCTAGTGATCCATTCAGGCGCCATTATTATTTAATGTCATTGTCTACTTTGTACCACTTAGATTTCCTGGTCGCATCAAACGATGATCAGAATGAATTGATTAATTACTTTTTTAATATTAGTTACTGGCAGTTCTATGATCTTTGTTTACTCGCAAATGTAGTGAATATGATACACGTTGAAAGAAGCGCACCTTACATATCTGACATACTTAAACAGTACGCCACAAATAATATGCCAATGGCATCCGTTGAAACTGTCAGCAAAATACTGGTTAATGCTTTGGAAACAAGTATTATACAAAAAAAAGATGACTTCACTAGATATCTATTAGATAAAATTAAAAAATATAAATTTAACACCGATGACTTTAAGTTTCAAACGTGGCTACTATTTTGGACTGGGGTGTTTGAGAATAATAATAACAAAATTAGGCACGCCTACAATATTGCTACGTACCTACATCAAAATATTACTTTAAAAAATTTTGATAAGTTTTTAACAATTACTCAAACATCAAGTCCTTTTTTTGAAGGCAAAAAAAAAGACGCACCTAAAATTTAA
- a CDS encoding helix-turn-helix domain-containing protein, with product MNNKKGSVIKEIRKIRGISQQRLGVLIGSQSMVSRIENNKTEPTDHTVLLLCNALNISFEEYFSAIFGKKKTT from the coding sequence ATGAACAATAAAAAAGGATCGGTTATTAAGGAAATTAGAAAGATACGAGGAATATCTCAACAACGATTAGGTGTTTTAATCGGCTCACAATCAATGGTATCTAGAATAGAGAATAACAAGACAGAACCAACTGACCACACAGTACTTTTGCTGTGTAACGCTCTCAATATTTCATTTGAAGAATATTTCTCGGCTATTTTTGGCAAAAAAAAAACAACCTAA